In one Paramormyrops kingsleyae isolate MSU_618 chromosome 18, PKINGS_0.4, whole genome shotgun sequence genomic region, the following are encoded:
- the kcnip1b gene encoding Kv channel-interacting protein 1b isoform X2, with protein MGAVVGTLTMQTKQRRPSRDKVDDELEMTMVCHRPEGLEQLEAQTNFNKRELQVLYRGFKNECPSGVVNEETFKHIYAQFFPHGDASTYAHYLFNAFDSAHNGSIKFEDFVMGLSILLRGSVREKLQWTFNLYDINRDGYINKEEMTEIVRAIYDMMGKYTYPALRGDVPQQHVEAFFQKMDRNKDGVVTLEEFILACQEDENMMRSLQLFENVI; from the exons ATGGGTGCAGTGGTGGGCACTCTGACCATGCAGACCAAGCAGAGGAGGCCGTCGAGAG ATAAGGTGGATGATGAGCTAGAGATGACCATGGTGTGCCACCGGCCTGAGGGTTTGGAACAGCTAGAAGCACAGACCAACTTTAACAAGAGGGAGCTACAAGTGCTTTACCGAGGCTTCAAGAAC gAATGCCCAAGTGGGGTTGTGAATGAGGAGACTTTTAAACATATATATGCCCAGTTCTTTCCACATGGAG ATGCCAGTACTTACGCCCACTATCTGTTCAATGCCTTTGATTCAGCTCATAATGGCTCCATCAAGTTTGAG GACTTTGTGATGGGTCTGTCTATCTTGCTACGAGGTTCGGTGCGGGAGAAATTGCAGTGGACTTTCAACCTGTATGACATTAACAGAGATGGCTATATCAACAAGGAG GAGATGACAGAAATCGTCAGAGCCATTTATGACATGATGGGGAAGTACACCTACCCCGCCCTGAGGGGGGACGTGCCGCAGCAGCATGTGGAAGCTTTCTTTCAG AAAATGGACAGAAACAAAGATGGAGTTGTTACCCTAGAGGAGTTCATACTGGCGTGTCAGGAG GATGAAAACATGATGAGATCTCTTCAGCTCTTTGAGAATGTCATATAG
- the kcnip1b gene encoding Kv channel-interacting protein 1b isoform X3, with the protein MLSSDKVDDELEMTMVCHRPEGLEQLEAQTNFNKRELQVLYRGFKNECPSGVVNEETFKHIYAQFFPHGDASTYAHYLFNAFDSAHNGSIKFEDFVMGLSILLRGSVREKLQWTFNLYDINRDGYINKEEMTEIVRAIYDMMGKYTYPALRGDVPQQHVEAFFQKMDRNKDGVVTLEEFILACQEDENMMRSLQLFENVI; encoded by the exons ATAAGGTGGATGATGAGCTAGAGATGACCATGGTGTGCCACCGGCCTGAGGGTTTGGAACAGCTAGAAGCACAGACCAACTTTAACAAGAGGGAGCTACAAGTGCTTTACCGAGGCTTCAAGAAC gAATGCCCAAGTGGGGTTGTGAATGAGGAGACTTTTAAACATATATATGCCCAGTTCTTTCCACATGGAG ATGCCAGTACTTACGCCCACTATCTGTTCAATGCCTTTGATTCAGCTCATAATGGCTCCATCAAGTTTGAG GACTTTGTGATGGGTCTGTCTATCTTGCTACGAGGTTCGGTGCGGGAGAAATTGCAGTGGACTTTCAACCTGTATGACATTAACAGAGATGGCTATATCAACAAGGAG GAGATGACAGAAATCGTCAGAGCCATTTATGACATGATGGGGAAGTACACCTACCCCGCCCTGAGGGGGGACGTGCCGCAGCAGCATGTGGAAGCTTTCTTTCAG AAAATGGACAGAAACAAAGATGGAGTTGTTACCCTAGAGGAGTTCATACTGGCGTGTCAGGAG GATGAAAACATGATGAGATCTCTTCAGCTCTTTGAGAATGTCATATAG